One genomic region from Candidatus Bathyarchaeota archaeon encodes:
- a CDS encoding 30S ribosomal protein S13 yields the protein MSEGFRHIIRIAGTDLDGSKKLAYGLSKIRGVDVNFALAITKVIGLDPDMRLGFLSDGEVQKIEGVLKDPVSYGIPAWMVNRPKDLDSGKNLHLTGSDLALRTKSDIDFMVKIRCWKGIRHSLGLKVRGQRTRTTGRGGRAVGVKKKGVVPAAAEGRKSE from the coding sequence TTGTCTGAAGGTTTTCGGCATATCATTCGAATCGCGGGCACTGACTTGGATGGGTCGAAGAAATTAGCGTATGGGCTAAGTAAAATCCGTGGGGTAGATGTCAATTTTGCTCTAGCAATTACCAAAGTAATTGGGTTAGATCCGGATATGAGGCTGGGTTTCCTCTCGGATGGGGAAGTTCAGAAAATTGAAGGAGTGCTAAAGGACCCGGTTAGTTATGGAATTCCAGCTTGGATGGTTAATCGTCCTAAAGATCTGGATTCTGGGAAAAATCTTCATCTCACTGGATCCGACCTTGCTCTTAGAACCAAGTCTGATATTGATTTTATGGTGAAGATTCGATGTTGGAAGGGTATTAGACACTCTCTCGGGCTGAAGGTTCGCGGTCAAAGAACTAGAACAACTGGGAGAGGCGGTAGAGCAGTAGGTGTGAAGAAGAAGGGAGTGGTTCCGGCGGCTGCTGAAGGTAGAAAGAGCGAGTAA